The following DNA comes from Geobacter sp..
CAGTAGGGGCGGAGGAGTCCGTTCAGGTCAGCCGGGAGATGCAGGAGCCGCTGGCCGAACATCAGCTGCAGGATCCCCATGGGGACGACAAGGACAAGAGCCAGGATGTTTGCCGTAGAAGCGATATCGGGGAGTGCGATGCCGACGAGGCTGACTGCAAGGGCAATGATATTGAGCTTGATCTGCCAGAGGATGAGCTGGTCTGCGGCGTGAAAGGTGTAGCGCCTGTTCACCAGGATGCGGAGGGTGACAATGATGTAGACGAACAGAATGGTGCTGAGCAGCATCATGGAGACCTCTGCCAGCTTTGTCCAGGGGTCGCTCTTCTCGGCAAGGTAGATGGTGAGGATGAACCAGGGGATGGCAAGAAGGGCGTTCAGCATGGCCAGCAGACCGGCCAAGCGGACGCGGAGCGGCGTCACGGATTCCGTGACACTCCCGTTCACTCAGCCACCCTGACTGCGGTGACGTAATATTCGGATTCGCCGAAGCAGGGGGTGGGGACTCCTTTGTGCTGTTCGTAGGTCAGCACCACCTTTTTGCCCATGGACTGGTTGATCGCCGTGGCCAACGCCTGGCTCCTGACGCTGAAAGGAAACTTTTCCGGGAGCATGCCCGGCATGGGAAGCATGGTGAGCTCTCCCTCCCAGGTTTTGCAGAGCCATCCCTTGTGGGAGAATTTCTGGACATAGCCGGTCCGGTCGCCTTTGGAATAGCTCCAGGTCAGGGAGAACCAGGTATAGAGCGCAAAGAGTCCGATTGCGAGGACAACGAATCCTACGAGCCAGGATACGATGCGTGACTTATTGATGGGCATGGTGTCGGCTCCTTGGTGTAGGTATCAGCTGCGCAGTATAGCAGAAAGATCTGCCAAGCCAAGATGTCATTCGGTTTCGGGCGTCTCTTCCATGGAGTGCTGCCTGTCAAGTGCGGCGCTGACGGCTTCTGCCACCGTGCGGGTAATCCCGCCGACTGCGGAAATCTGTTCGATGGTGGCGCTACGCACCTCGGCCAGGCTGCCGAAGTGGCGGAGCAGTACCCTGCTCAGCTTCGGGCCGACACCCGGCACTTCTTGCAGGAGCGAACGGCTGCTCTCTCGCTCACGCAGCTTCTGGTGGTAACTGACGGCGAAACGGTGCGCCTCGTCCCGAATCCGCGCCAGAAGGAGCAGCGGCGGCGAGTTCTGGCGAAGGACGATGGGATTTTTGCGGCCCGGCCGAAAGACCCGCTCTGCGCTACGCACCACGTCGGCCTGCCCCGGCGCGGGGCGGACCCGGCTTTTGGCAAGCCCCGCTGCTTCAATCCCGGAAATCCCCAATGATTCCAGAAGGTGGACCAGGATGTTCAACTGGCCGAGGCCGCCGTCGACGATAATGAGGTCGGGAAGCGGATCTTCGTCGCTGCTGCGTATCCTGCGGCTCAGCACCTCGGCAAGCATGGCAAAATCGTCGGACTGGGTGACGGTCCTGATCCGGTAGCGGCGATACAGCGAGGTGTCCGGTTTCCCCCCCACGAAGGTGACCCGACTGCCGACTGCATGCCCCCCCTGAAAGTTCGAGATGTCGTAGCATTCAATGCGATGGGGGAGGCGGGAAAGGTGGAGACGTGACGCCAGTTCCTCAAGAATGGTGTTTGCGTCCTCAGTACCTCGCAGGTACTCCCTGGCAGCGGTCATGGCGTTTTTCGCGGCAAGCTCGACCAGTTCCGCCTTGATGCCGCGTCGCGGGGTGGTGAGCAGCACCTTGCGTCCCCGGCGTTCGGAGAGCAGCTCCGCAAGGCCGCCCCCCTCGGGGAGCGCCAGGGGGAGCAGTACCTCGTCGGGGATGGTAACCTCCTGGCTGTAGTATTCGGCCAGGAATGATGCCACGGCCTCGGCCAGGTCCAGTTCCCAGGAGAAATGATAGCTGCGGCTGCCGGTAACGGTTCCGCCCCGAATAAAGAGGAGGACGACCACCAGCAGCGACTGTTCGCTGTGCAGGCCGACGACATCCAGATCGCCACCCTGGGTGACCATCTTCTGACGCTCCAGGGTGACCTGTATGTCGCGCAGAAGGTCGCGATAGCGTGCTGCCTCCTCATAGCGCTGGCCTGCTGCGGCCTCGGACATGGACTGCTGAAACGACTTGACCAGATCCCGGCTGCGACCGGACAGGAACAGGGCGACGCCGTCAACCAGGCGCTGGTATTCATCGCGGGAAATCAGGCCGTGGCAGGGGGCCGAGCACTGCCTGATCTGGTAGAACAGGCAGGGGCGCCGCCGCCGGCGACAGGTTTCCAGCGGGTAATGGCGCAGCGGAAAGAGCCGATAGAGCTGCTTGACCACGGCACGGGCGGCGGAAGCCGAGGCATATGGGCCGAAATAGTCGGCTCCGTCCTTGGCCACCTTCCTGACCACGGTAAGGCGGGGAAATTCTTCGTCGCTGTTCAACCGGAGCGAAAAATAGGTCTTGTCGTCGCGGAGATTTATGTTGTACTTGGGGCGGTGCTGTTTGATAAGGGTGTTTTCCAGGATCAGCGCCTCTTTTTCCGTGTCGGTGACGATGATTTCCAGGTCTGTCACCTGTTCCAGCAGAAAGCGGATCTGGTAGCGGGAATCGCGTGCCGGACCGAAATATGAGCGGACGCGCTGGCGGAGGTTTCTCGCTTTGCCGACATAGAGAACGGTCCCCTGGGCTCCCTTCATCAGGTAGACGCCCGGTGCGGTAGAGATGGCTTTGATGCGGTCGGCGCTGATCATGGCGAGAGTATACTCCTGCGCCGGCCGGTATGCAATCGGCTGCCGGAGCGGAAGAGCGCGGATCAGGCGTTCGAAGAGGGGCCAAAGCCAGGCATTCTTCATTGACAACCCTTGGGGATGGTGATATTTTTCGTCAGATTCCAGATCCAGACATTAAGCCGGGAAAGAGCACGCCAGTGGCATTTCGATCAAGCATCCGGACCATAGCGACCAGATACCTCCTCGGGCTTATTGTCTTGTGTCTCTTTCTTGCAGTCCCTCCCTCGTTTGCCCTTGATTCACAGGATTCCCAGATATTCATCGCCGGCTTCAATGCCTATCAGAAAAAGGATTACCAGACCTCCATCGAGAAGATGTCCCAGGTGCTGCAGAAGTATCCGGATACGCAGCTGCGCGACATGGCCCTGTTCTGGCTTGCGCGGGCCAACTTCAAGGCGGGGAACCGGCAGGATGCGGCCAGGTACATGGCCCAGTTTTTCCGCGAGTATCCCGAAAGCCCCCTGAAGGGGACGGTAGAGGATGAACTGGCAGGCCTTGCCACTGCCTATGCCAAGGATGAGAAGTCCCGCGTTGCCGGGGATAAGGCCGAGAGCGAGCGGTTGGCCAAGGAGAAGGCACAGGCTGAAGAGGAGCGGCTTGCCTCTGAAAAGGCGGAGGCCGAGAAGGTTGCTGCGGCCAAGGCCGAAGAAGAATCGCGTCGCGTGGCAGCTGCCGAGAAGGCTGCCCGGAAAAAGGCCGAGAGCGAGCGTCTGGCTGCCGAGAAGGCCGCTGAGAAAAAGGCGGAAGCCGAGCGGCTGGCAAAAGAGAAAGCCGAAGCCGAGCGGCTGGCCAAGGAGAAGGCTGCAGAGGAGCAGGACCGCCTGGCAGCCAAAAAGGCAGCGGCCGAGCAGGCTGCACGTGAAAAAGCCGAACAGGAGCAGCTCGCTGTCGAGAAGGCTGCCGCGAAAAAAGCGGAAACCGAGCGGCTGGCAAAAGAGAAAGCCGAGACCGCGCGGCTTGTTAAGCAGAAGGCTTTAGAGGAGCGCAAACGTCTGGCCGCGGAAAAGGCGGAAGCCGAGAAGTCCGCCAAGGAAAAGGCTGAACGTGAACGGCTCGCTCTTGAGCAGGCAGCCAGGGACAAGGCGGAAGCAGAACGCCTGGCGCGGGAAAAGGCTGCGGCCGAGCGGCTCGCGCAAGCTAAGGCCAATGCGGAACAGAACCGCCTGGCCATGGAAAAAGCCGAGACGGAAAAAGCTGCAGCTGAAAAGGCTGCACAGGAGCGTCGTGCCGCCCGCAAGGCCGAGGACGAGCGCCATGCCCGCCAGCAGGCGGAAGCGGAACAGAAGCGCCTGGCCGAGAAAAAGGCGGCAGCCGAGCAGAAGCGGGTTGCCGAGGATAAACGGGCAGCAGCCAAGGCGGCATCCGGCAAGCGCAAGGGTGTGCAGCGGGCCGAAACAGCCCGTGAGAAGACGATTGCCGAGTATAAGGCCATCATTGACCGCGCTCCGGCGAGCAGTGCTGCCGAGGCCGCATCTTCCAAGCTGAAGGCCATGGGTGTGGATTATCCTGCCGGGCCTGTCAGGGCTGCTGCACGCATAAAAGAACCCCCAGCAACCGCCCAGGTCCTTACCCTCGAAGTCGGGCAGTTTGCGGATGTCGAATTCACCGTGGCGACTGCCGGCCAGGCCTTCCCGGTGGGGCGGCGGCTCATGGTTCCCTTTGAGGTGCTCAACCGCGGCAACGGTCCGGACAGCTTCTATCTCGAATCGGGCTTCCCAGCCGAGTATGGCGTCCAGTTCGTCGCCGAGGGGAAACCTGATGTGCCGGTAAATCTCACGCCGCAACTGGCTCCGGGCGAGCGGTTCCGCGGTGTCATGGCGCTCACCATCCCCCGCGGCACCATCGATGGCCAGAAGATCAGCTATCCGGTGAAGCTCGCCTCCCAGTATGCCCGCGATGTCTCCCAGTCGCGACAGGTAACCCTGATCGCATCGGCACCTCTCTTGCGGGCAGTGATCAATACCGAGAAAAAAGAGGTGGTTCCCGGCGAGAAGGTTACCTACCGCGTGGCGTTGCTCAACATCGGTTCCGCCCCTGCCAGCGGCGTGATGCTCCGCTTGAACTACCCTCCGCTGTATGAGGCGGTGGATTTCATCAAGGCCGGATTCAAGCAGGAGATGAAGGCTGCGTTGGTGCTCGACGGCATCAAGCTGGAGTCGGGGGAGAGCCGCGAGCTGACGGTTACGTTCCAGCTCAAGGACGAGGCGATTGCGCGCCAGGAACTGTTCCTGCGCGGAGACCTGATCAACAACGAGCTTGAAACCTCTGATTCGTTCGTCTCCGCCCTGGCTCAGGTTGCCGGCATCAGCGGCGTCACGGCCCGCACCACGGCAGAGCGGCTGGTGGTGATTCCCGGCCAGACCGTCACCATTCCCTTCATCGTTACGAATACCGGCAACCAGCGCGAGGATTTCACCATCCGGCCGACCATGCCGGACAGTCTCTCCTATACCGTCTACCAGGACCTGAACCGCGATGGGATCCGCCAGCCCAACGAGCCGGTGATCAATCATGTCGGGCCGCTGGCCCCCCGCGAAGAGGCATACGTGGTATTCGAGCTGAAGACGCCGTCCAGCGAGAGCGACGGTTCCGTTATGCCGATGAGCGTTGCCTTTGAGCCGGAAAGTGTGCGGAGCAAGAGCGCGCTGGTTAATCTGAAGATCGCCTATTCCCGACCGCTGGTCGAGCTGGCCATGACGGGCAGGGGAGGCAGGCTCCGGCCGGGCGAGGTGGCAACCTTCGATCTCACCTGCATCAATCGCGGCTCGAGCATTGCACGGGTTGTGGAGCTGCAGACCATTCTTCCCGAGGCGCTCGAGCTGGTGGCATCTGATCCGGCCGTGAGCCGGGGGAGAGCCGGTGAATATGCCTGGAAGTTCGAAGAACTGGGCGCCGGGGAGAAGAAGGGGGCGCGGGTCTCCATCCGGGTCAAGTCCGGTGTCGCCGTCGGCACCAACCTGCAGGTGAAAAACCTGCTCCGCTACCAGGATCAGTTGGGTAACACCTACTAGCTGCCGGCAAGATATGACAACACAAAAAGGGCGATCGGATGATCGCCCTTTTTGTGTTCAGACTGTAGTTTTCAGAATGTTGCAAGGGAGGTCCCGAACAGAGGATTGCCCTGCGCAGCAAGGTGGCCTTATTCGGCAGGTGCCGGAGCAGCAGGTTCCTGAACCGCCGGTTCAGGAACCGTTATCGCTTCGATGCTGCTGTGACCGAGCTGTTCCACGGCGATGGCATCCAGGGGGGTGTCGGTGAGAAAGACCTGGGTCCGCTTCTG
Coding sequences within:
- a CDS encoding tetratricopeptide repeat protein, which encodes MQSAAGAEERGSGVRRGAKARHSSLTTLGDGDIFRQIPDPDIKPGKSTPVAFRSSIRTIATRYLLGLIVLCLFLAVPPSFALDSQDSQIFIAGFNAYQKKDYQTSIEKMSQVLQKYPDTQLRDMALFWLARANFKAGNRQDAARYMAQFFREYPESPLKGTVEDELAGLATAYAKDEKSRVAGDKAESERLAKEKAQAEEERLASEKAEAEKVAAAKAEEESRRVAAAEKAARKKAESERLAAEKAAEKKAEAERLAKEKAEAERLAKEKAAEEQDRLAAKKAAAEQAAREKAEQEQLAVEKAAAKKAETERLAKEKAETARLVKQKALEERKRLAAEKAEAEKSAKEKAERERLALEQAARDKAEAERLAREKAAAERLAQAKANAEQNRLAMEKAETEKAAAEKAAQERRAARKAEDERHARQQAEAEQKRLAEKKAAAEQKRVAEDKRAAAKAASGKRKGVQRAETAREKTIAEYKAIIDRAPASSAAEAASSKLKAMGVDYPAGPVRAAARIKEPPATAQVLTLEVGQFADVEFTVATAGQAFPVGRRLMVPFEVLNRGNGPDSFYLESGFPAEYGVQFVAEGKPDVPVNLTPQLAPGERFRGVMALTIPRGTIDGQKISYPVKLASQYARDVSQSRQVTLIASAPLLRAVINTEKKEVVPGEKVTYRVALLNIGSAPASGVMLRLNYPPLYEAVDFIKAGFKQEMKAALVLDGIKLESGESRELTVTFQLKDEAIARQELFLRGDLINNELETSDSFVSALAQVAGISGVTARTTAERLVVIPGQTVTIPFIVTNTGNQREDFTIRPTMPDSLSYTVYQDLNRDGIRQPNEPVINHVGPLAPREEAYVVFELKTPSSESDGSVMPMSVAFEPESVRSKSALVNLKIAYSRPLVELAMTGRGGRLRPGEVATFDLTCINRGSSIARVVELQTILPEALELVASDPAVSRGRAGEYAWKFEELGAGEKKGARVSIRVKSGVAVGTNLQVKNLLRYQDQLGNTY
- the uvrC gene encoding excinuclease ABC subunit UvrC is translated as MISADRIKAISTAPGVYLMKGAQGTVLYVGKARNLRQRVRSYFGPARDSRYQIRFLLEQVTDLEIIVTDTEKEALILENTLIKQHRPKYNINLRDDKTYFSLRLNSDEEFPRLTVVRKVAKDGADYFGPYASASAARAVVKQLYRLFPLRHYPLETCRRRRRPCLFYQIRQCSAPCHGLISRDEYQRLVDGVALFLSGRSRDLVKSFQQSMSEAAAGQRYEEAARYRDLLRDIQVTLERQKMVTQGGDLDVVGLHSEQSLLVVVLLFIRGGTVTGSRSYHFSWELDLAEAVASFLAEYYSQEVTIPDEVLLPLALPEGGGLAELLSERRGRKVLLTTPRRGIKAELVELAAKNAMTAAREYLRGTEDANTILEELASRLHLSRLPHRIECYDISNFQGGHAVGSRVTFVGGKPDTSLYRRYRIRTVTQSDDFAMLAEVLSRRIRSSDEDPLPDLIIVDGGLGQLNILVHLLESLGISGIEAAGLAKSRVRPAPGQADVVRSAERVFRPGRKNPIVLRQNSPPLLLLARIRDEAHRFAVSYHQKLRERESSRSLLQEVPGVGPKLSRVLLRHFGSLAEVRSATIEQISAVGGITRTVAEAVSAALDRQHSMEETPETE